The window AGCTCCTCCTCCTCGTCCTCCTCGACCGGGGCGGCGGCGCGGGCGGCCGCGGCGGCCATGGCGGCGGTCTCCGGGGTCTGGAACATCGGCTCGGCGAAGACCGGGGCCTGGAAGACGGCCACGGCGGGACGCGCGGCGCGGCGGGTACGGGCCGGGGCGGCGGGCTCGGCGCTCTCGGCGGGCCGCTCGGCCTGCTGCGGCGCGGCGGCCGGGGCGGCGGAGCGGGTGGCGCGGCGGCGGCCGCCGCGCTTGGGCGAGTCCACGGCGTCCGCGACGGTCACGGCGCGGGTGGCCCGGGGGGCCTCCTCCGCGGCGGGAGCGGGCTCGACGGCCGGGGTCTCCACGGCGGCGGCCTCGGCGGCGGGAGCGGTCACGGCGCGGGTGGCACGACGACGGGCACGCGGAGCCGGGGCAGCCGCAGCCTCCTCCTCGACCGGCGCGGGCGCGGGCGCGGCCTCGGCTGCCGGAGCCTCCGGGGCGGCGACGGCCTCGGTCGCGGGAGCGGTCACGGCACGGGTCGCACGACGACGGGCACGCGGAGCCGGAGCAGCCGCAGCCTCCTCCTCGACCGGCGCAGGCGCGGGCGCGGCCTCGGCTGCCGGAGCCTCCACCACAGCAGCGGCCTCAGTCGCGGGAGCGGTCACGGCACGGGTCGCACGACGACGGGCACGCGGAGCCGGAGCAGCCGCAGCCTCCTCCTCGACGACCGGCGCGGGCGCGGCCTCGGCCGCGGGGGTCTCCGGGGCGGCGACGGCGCGGGTGGCGCGGCGGCGGGCACGCGGTGCGGGAGCGGCGGACTCCTCGGCAGCGGCGGCGGGCTCGGCGGCCGGAGCCGCGGCCACGGCCGGAGCCGGGGTCTCCGCGACGACGGCCTCGGCGGCCGGAGTCACCGGAGCGGCCACGGCGCGGGTCGCGCGGCGGCGGGGACGAGCGGGCGCGGCGGCCGGAGCGGCCTCTTCGGCGGGGGCGGCCGCAGCGGCCTCCGTCACCGGGGTCGTCTCCGCGACGGCCCCACCGGGCGGACCGGCGGGCCGGGAGGCGGCACGACGGCGACGGCGCGGCGGCAGGTTGTCGCTGGGGCTGCCGCTGTCGGCGCTACCAGCAGTGGTGATGTCGTTTTCGTTGTTGAGCATTGCGGGCGGTTCTCCCGTCACGCTCCCGGGCGCCGCGGCTGACTTCCGGTCCGGCACGGCTCCGCGTAATGAGCGCGGAACCGGCCTCCGGGGCGCGTTCGCCACACGGGAGCTGTAGTCCATGGCCGCCGGTTCCGTACGTGTTGTCCGTACGGCCTGGCGGAAGTCTTCAGGTCAGTGCGCGGCCCGACCCAGGTGGCTCCCGAGTGCCAGGGCTGCGCGACGACGGCGTTCCTTACGCGGCGGGACCTTCCGGCGCCTTCGCGTCGGCTGCTACGGCGGCCGTGGGTGGGGCGGCCGTGACAGCCTCGCGGTCGGGCGCGAGCGGGTCGGTCACCGTGCCGGACTCCTCGTCGAAGAGCCCCTGCGCCAGCCTGGTCACCGCTGAGGGGACCGGCGGCGCCAGGTCGGCCACAGCTCGGAGACCGGACAGGACGTCGTCGGGTCGCACGGCAGGTGTCAGATGCCGAACAACCAGGCGCAGTATCGCACAGGCATTGTCCAGCGGCCTATCAGCCGGGGCGGTAAGGGCTTCCAGACTGACGACCGCGCCACGCGTGTCGAAGGTCCGCATACCGTTCTTGGTCCGACGCTGCACCTCCACGGTCTCGGCGGCGAGGAAGGCCGTCACGGCCCGCTGGGCCTCCGCGGGCTCCACGCCGTCCAGGCGCAGCTCCCAGATGGAGGCGGTCAGCCGGTCCGCGAGACCCGAGGTACGGGCCTCGACGGCGTCGATGATGTCGAGCCCGGTCGGCATCGACTCGTCGAGCAGCTCACGGAGCTTCTCGGGGTCGCGGGGCTCGGCAAGGGCGATCTCCAGGTACTCGGCCTCGCTGCCGGTCCCGGTCGGGGCGGCGTTCGCGTACGAGACGCGCGGGTGCGGGGTGAAGCCGGCCGAGTAGGCCATGGGCACTTCGGCGCGGCGCAGGGCCCGCTCGAAGGCGCGCTGGAAGTCGCGGTGGCTGGTGAACCGGAGGCGGCCGCGCTTGGTGTAGCGCAGTCGAATGCGCTGCACCACCGGTGCGGGAGGCGGGCCTTCGGGCTGTCGCTTGCCCAGTGGTTCTTCTCCTTGTGCGGGGCTCCGCGGCTCGCGCGTCGCCCTGAGCGTCTGGGGGCCGTCGGGCGCCGCCCTGCCTCCGGCTCACCCCTGCCGTTCATGGAGGGAGATCTCGGGAGCGGGCGTGTTGCCTGCGGCTGTCGTACTACCCAGAGTACGCGCCCGTGACCTCGCCGGTTCCACGGGAGGAGCACCGAACAGCGCGCGGCGCACCTCGGCCCGCGCCTCACGGACCGCGGCACGGGCGGTCCGCCAGACATCGCGCACTGCGTGCCCGACGGGGGTCAGCACATACCGGTAGACCCGGGACGCGGGCCACCCGACCAGCACCCAGCAGACCCATGAGAGCCCGCGCCACAGAGCGGCGGCGATGCGCCCGCTCACGTGCCAGGCCCATACGAGGACCTGCCCGACCGGGGTCAGGACATACCGGTGGAGGCCGTGGGCCAGCCATGCGATGCCGAGGCCGACGGGCCGCAGCAGGTACCGGTACAGCGCGACCGCCAGCCGTACGAGGCCCAGCCCGACCGGCCGCAGCAGGTACCGGTACAACGCGACCGCCAGCCATACGAGGCCGTGCCCGAGCGGGGTGAGCACGTACCGGTAAACCGCCACGGCCAGCCATCCGATCCCGCGGCCGACGGGCACGAGCACGTACCGCCACAGCCCCACCCACGGCCACACGAACAGCGCCATGCCGAGGACCCACGCGACCCAGGTGACGCCCTTGGCGAGCGGGGCGAGCAGGTACCGCAGCCCGCCCCGGCCGACCCAGGCCAGCGCCCGGCCGAGGGGAAGCAGGACGTAGGTGCTCAGGAGCCGCCCGGCCGGTGCGAACAGGCGGTCGTACGCACCGCGGACCAGCCACGCCAGGCCCCGCCCGACCGGGGTGATCACGTAGCGCCACAACCCGACCCACGGCCATACGAGGACCAGCTTGAACAGGGTGGCCAGCAGCCATCCCAGTCCGCGGAACACCGGCTCGAGGACGTGCGCCCAGAGCGGCCCGAGAACGTGCCGGTGCACGGCTCGGCCCAGGGCGACAAGCAGTTCCCAGGCCACTCGTACGGGCAGTACGACGAGTACGGCGACGATCTTCACGGGAATCCTGATGACGCCCACCAGGCACCCGTCGCCACCGCCGACGGGAGGCCTCTTGTCCGTTTCCATGCAGTGAAGGACACGACAGAGGGTCCCGCCCGTTGCGAGCGGGGGCCTCTCGTGACCCAAGGGTTACTTCACGACGGACAGCGGCAGCAGTTTCCTGCCCGTCGGGCCGATCTGGATCTCCGTCTGCATCTGAGGAAAGACGCCCACACGCGCACATCCAGCGACAGCACCGTGTCGTTGGGAAGAACATGAAGAAGCTCACGGGAAACCGGCAGAGGCTCCACCCGGCGGACGTTCAGTGGCGCGATACGGATCTGGCTCTACTGCAGGAGCTCATAGCGGCCGAGGCGTCCCTGCCCTCCGATGCGCCGCGGGCGCTGCTGTCCGTAAGGCTCTCGACGCTCACCGTCGAGACCACGTCCCCCGTCCGGCAGGAACTCGACCTCCGGCGTCTTGCCCGGGAGCGGGGATACCGGGTCGTCGGTGTCGCCAGAGATCTGAACGTCTCCGCAACCCGGGTGCCGCCCTGGCGCCGCAGAGAGCTGGGGCACTGGCTGAACGACCGGGTGCCGGAATTCGACGTCCTGCTCTTCTGGAAGCTGGACCGCCTCGTCCGTCGGCTCACAGATCTCAGCACCATGATCGAATGGTGCCTCGCGCACGGGAAGAACCTCATCTCCAACCACGACACCGTCGACCTGACCAGCCCGACCGGAAAGGTGATGGCAGAGATCATCGGCGGTATCGCCGAAATCGAGGCATCGGCCATCAGCACTCGAGTGACAAGCCTCTGGGACTACACCAGGACGCAGTCCGACTGGCTCGTCGGCAAGCCGCCCTACGGCTACACGATCGACGATCGAGGCAGACTGGTCATTGATCCTCAGGAGCAACGGGTGTTGCGCTGGTGTCTGGGCGCCGCCTTGCGCGGGGTCTCGGCCCGGCGGATGACCACCGTCCTCATCCGGGCCCGGGTGCCGACCGGCGGAGGCGGGCAGTGGAGCGCGGGCACGCTGCTGCGAAGGCTGCGCAATCCAGCGCTCATGGGGTTTCGAGTCAGTGAGAGCAAGGACGGTGGCGCGAGGCGGTCGGTGACCGTCCTGGGCGCGGACGGCAATCCGATCAGGGTGGGCGATCCCATCGTCACGGAAGCTGAGTGGCTCTCCCTCCAAGCGGTATTGGATGAGCGGTCCAAGTCACAGCCGGTCCGGCGCAAGGGCGGCGCGACGCAGTTCCTGGGTGTTCTGGTGTGTGCGGATTGCGGCACGCACATGACAGCGCACAGGAGCAGGGGGAAGGTCCGCACCTACGAGTATCTGCGCTGCCGAAGGTGTCCCAGTGGTGGTCTCGGTGCTCCGGATCCGCAGTCCGTCTACAGCCGACTGGCCGGTGAGGTCATGAGTGTGCTGGGTGCGGAGCCGGTCAGGGTCAGGGAGTACGCACCGGGCGCGGACGGCCGCGATCGGCGGAGGACGGTCGAGAACACCATTGCCGACTACATGACCGGTCTGGAACCCGGCGGGTGGTACTCCCGGACCCCTTTCACACGCCGGCGGGCGGAGCAGTCCCTGGAGAGGCTGATCACCGAGCTTCAGGGGCTGGATCCGGACACGGCCCAGGACCGCTGGCTGCAGACTTCCAGCGGCGGAACCTTCCGCGAGCGCTGGGAACAGGCGGACGGAGAAACCATGGCCGGCGACTTGCGGCGAGCGGGAATCACCTGCTCGGTCAGCCGGCACAGACTTCCCGGTGTCAGGGCGCCGGAGGTGGGTCTGAAATTGATCATTCCCGCGGATGCGCGGGAGCGGCTGGTCATCAAGAGGGATGCCTTCAGCGACTGACCCCCGTAATGCGCCGTCGGCCCTGTTGAGGACAGGGCCGACGGCAGCGTGCCTACTTGTTGACGACCGACAGCGGCAGCAGCTTCTTGCCGGTGGGGCCGATCTGGATGTGCGTGTCGAGCTGAGGACAGACGCCACAGTCGAAGCACGGGGTCCAGCGGCAGTCGTCGACCTCGGTCTCGTCGAGGGCGTCCTGCCAGTCCTCCCAGAGCCAGTCCTTGTCGAGACCGGAGTCCAGGTGGTCCCAGGGCAGGACCTCCTCGTAGGTGCGCTCGCGGGTCGTGTACCAGGCCACGTCCACGCCGTAGGCGGGCAGCGTCTTCTCGGCCGCCTCCATCCAGCGGTCGTAGCTGAAGTGCTCGCGCCAGCCGTCGAAGCGGCCGCCCGATTCGTACACGGCGCGGATGACGTCGCCGATGCGGCGGTCACCGCGCGAGAGCAGGCCCTCGACGATGCCCGGCTTGCCGTCGTGGTAGCGGAAGCCGATGGAGCGGCCGTACTTCTTGTCGCCGCGGATCTTGTCTCGGAGCTTGCCCAGGCGGGCGTCCGTCTCCTCGGCCGACAGCTGCGGCGCCCACTGGAACGGGGTGTGCGGCTTCGGCACGAATCCGCCGATGGACACCGTGCAGCGGATGTCGTTCTGGCCGGAGACCTCGCGCCCCTTGGCGATGACGTTGACCGCCATGTCGCCGATCTGGAGCACGTCCTCGTCGGTCTCGGTGGGCAGGCCGCACATGAAGTACAGCTTCACCTGGCGCCAGCCGTTGCCGTACGCCGTGGAGACGGTCCGGATCAGGTCCTCTTCCGAGACCATCTTGTTGATGACCTTGCGCATGCGCTCGGAGCCGCCCTCGGGGGCGAAGGTCAGGCCGGAGCGGCGACCGTTGCGGGTCA is drawn from Streptomyces sp. NBC_01232 and contains these coding sequences:
- a CDS encoding recombinase family protein — its product is MKKLTGNRQRLHPADVQWRDTDLALLQELIAAEASLPSDAPRALLSVRLSTLTVETTSPVRQELDLRRLARERGYRVVGVARDLNVSATRVPPWRRRELGHWLNDRVPEFDVLLFWKLDRLVRRLTDLSTMIEWCLAHGKNLISNHDTVDLTSPTGKVMAEIIGGIAEIEASAISTRVTSLWDYTRTQSDWLVGKPPYGYTIDDRGRLVIDPQEQRVLRWCLGAALRGVSARRMTTVLIRARVPTGGGGQWSAGTLLRRLRNPALMGFRVSESKDGGARRSVTVLGADGNPIRVGDPIVTEAEWLSLQAVLDERSKSQPVRRKGGATQFLGVLVCADCGTHMTAHRSRGKVRTYEYLRCRRCPSGGLGAPDPQSVYSRLAGEVMSVLGAEPVRVREYAPGADGRDRRRTVENTIADYMTGLEPGGWYSRTPFTRRRAEQSLERLITELQGLDPDTAQDRWLQTSSGGTFRERWEQADGETMAGDLRRAGITCSVSRHRLPGVRAPEVGLKLIIPADARERLVIKRDAFSD
- a CDS encoding TIGR03936 family radical SAM-associated protein, giving the protein MQRIRLRYTKRGRLRFTSHRDFQRAFERALRRAEVPMAYSAGFTPHPRVSYANAAPTGTGSEAEYLEIALAEPRDPEKLRELLDESMPTGLDIIDAVEARTSGLADRLTASIWELRLDGVEPAEAQRAVTAFLAAETVEVQRRTKNGMRTFDTRGAVVSLEALTAPADRPLDNACAILRLVVRHLTPAVRPDDVLSGLRAVADLAPPVPSAVTRLAQGLFDEESGTVTDPLAPDREAVTAAPPTAAVAADAKAPEGPAA